The Pelodiscus sinensis isolate JC-2024 chromosome 13, ASM4963464v1, whole genome shotgun sequence genome includes a region encoding these proteins:
- the LOC102449564 gene encoding protein Wnt-11b isoform X2, whose protein sequence is MVNGSRVAWNQTQHCKILDGLVPDQLQLCRRNLELMHSIVYAAKETKGVCQKTFSDMRWNCSSIEYAPSFTPDLIKGTRESAFVYALAAAAVSHSIARACASGELPICSCGSAPSEVPGPDFRWGGCGDNLHYGLQMGSAFADGAMKSSKAGGQATRLMNLHNNAVGRQVLIDSLETKCKCHGVSGSCSVKTCWKGLQDLSEIATDLKSKYLAATKVTYRHMGTRKQLVPKELDIRPVRDVELIYLVSSPDYCTKNSKLGSLGTQDRQCNKTSVGSDSCNLMCCGRGYNAYTETIVERCQCKYYWCCYVMCKKCQRTVERYVCK, encoded by the exons ATGGTGAATGGCAGCAGGGTAGCATGGAACCAGACCCAGCACTGCAAGATTTTGGATGGGCTAGTCCCAGACCAGTTGCAACTGTGCAGAAGAAACCTGGAGCTCATGCACAGTATCGTATATGCAGCCAAAGAGACCAAGGGAGTGTGCCAAAAAACATTCTCCGATATGAGGTGGAACTGCTCTTCCATTGAATATGCACCCAGTTTCACCCCAGACCTCATTAAAG GGACGAGGGAATCTGCATTTGTGTATGCACTGGCGGCTGCTGCTGTCAGTCATTCCATCGCCCGCGCCTGTGCCTCAGGGGAATTACCTATCTGCTCCTGTGGGTCTGCCCCATCTGAAGTGCCTGGGCCAGACTTCAGGTGGGGTGGATGTGGGGACAACCTCCACTATGGCCTCCAGATGGGTTCTGCCTTTGCTGATGGTGCCATGAAGTCCAGCAAGGCAGGGGGACAAGCCACCAGGCTTATGAATCTCCATAACAATGCAGTGGGCCGACAG GTATTGATTGACTCTTTGGAGACGAAGTGTAAATGCCATGGTGTTTCTGGCTCCTGCTCAGTTAAGACCTGTTGGAAGGGGCTGCAAGATTTAAGTGAAATAGCTACtgacctcaaatccaaatacctgGCAGCTACCAAGGTGACCTACCGGCACATGGGGACCAGAAAGCAGCTGGTGCCCAAAGAATTGGATATCAGGCCAGTGAGAGATGTTGAGCTGATTTATCTAGTCAGTTCTCCAGATTACTGCACAAAGAATTCCAAACTGGGGTCTCTAGGAACTCAGGACAG GCAATGCAACAAGACCTCTGTGGGCAGTGACAGCTGCAACCTGATGTGCTGCGGGCGTGGCTACAATGCTTACACTGAGACCATAGTGGAGAGGTGCCAGTGCAAGTACTATTGGTGCTGCTACGTGATGTGCAAGAAGTGCCAGCGGACAGTGGAGAGATACGTGTGCAAGTAA
- the LOC102449564 gene encoding protein Wnt-11b-2 isoform X1: protein MAPETPIVRAPGGPRPAALRAGGYWLAPDSPAAAMGSCFPAPLRLSLVLLWQLRLSAAIQWLGLMVNGSRVAWNQTQHCKILDGLVPDQLQLCRRNLELMHSIVYAAKETKGVCQKTFSDMRWNCSSIEYAPSFTPDLIKGTRESAFVYALAAAAVSHSIARACASGELPICSCGSAPSEVPGPDFRWGGCGDNLHYGLQMGSAFADGAMKSSKAGGQATRLMNLHNNAVGRQVLIDSLETKCKCHGVSGSCSVKTCWKGLQDLSEIATDLKSKYLAATKVTYRHMGTRKQLVPKELDIRPVRDVELIYLVSSPDYCTKNSKLGSLGTQDRQCNKTSVGSDSCNLMCCGRGYNAYTETIVERCQCKYYWCCYVMCKKCQRTVERYVCK from the exons ATGGCACCCGAAACTCCCATTGTCCGTGCCCCCGGGGGGCCGCGCCCGGCCGCTTTAAGAGCCGGGGGTTACTGGCTAGCCCCGGACTCGCCCGCTGCCGCGATGGgctcctgcttcccagccccGCTTCGGCTCAGCCTGgtgctgctctggcagctgcgTCTCTCCGCGGCGATCCAGTGGCT AGGGCTAATGGTGAATGGCAGCAGGGTAGCATGGAACCAGACCCAGCACTGCAAGATTTTGGATGGGCTAGTCCCAGACCAGTTGCAACTGTGCAGAAGAAACCTGGAGCTCATGCACAGTATCGTATATGCAGCCAAAGAGACCAAGGGAGTGTGCCAAAAAACATTCTCCGATATGAGGTGGAACTGCTCTTCCATTGAATATGCACCCAGTTTCACCCCAGACCTCATTAAAG GGACGAGGGAATCTGCATTTGTGTATGCACTGGCGGCTGCTGCTGTCAGTCATTCCATCGCCCGCGCCTGTGCCTCAGGGGAATTACCTATCTGCTCCTGTGGGTCTGCCCCATCTGAAGTGCCTGGGCCAGACTTCAGGTGGGGTGGATGTGGGGACAACCTCCACTATGGCCTCCAGATGGGTTCTGCCTTTGCTGATGGTGCCATGAAGTCCAGCAAGGCAGGGGGACAAGCCACCAGGCTTATGAATCTCCATAACAATGCAGTGGGCCGACAG GTATTGATTGACTCTTTGGAGACGAAGTGTAAATGCCATGGTGTTTCTGGCTCCTGCTCAGTTAAGACCTGTTGGAAGGGGCTGCAAGATTTAAGTGAAATAGCTACtgacctcaaatccaaatacctgGCAGCTACCAAGGTGACCTACCGGCACATGGGGACCAGAAAGCAGCTGGTGCCCAAAGAATTGGATATCAGGCCAGTGAGAGATGTTGAGCTGATTTATCTAGTCAGTTCTCCAGATTACTGCACAAAGAATTCCAAACTGGGGTCTCTAGGAACTCAGGACAG GCAATGCAACAAGACCTCTGTGGGCAGTGACAGCTGCAACCTGATGTGCTGCGGGCGTGGCTACAATGCTTACACTGAGACCATAGTGGAGAGGTGCCAGTGCAAGTACTATTGGTGCTGCTACGTGATGTGCAAGAAGTGCCAGCGGACAGTGGAGAGATACGTGTGCAAGTAA
- the LOC142831215 gene encoding transforming growth factor beta activator LRRC32-like translates to MFLSGHWLTAKGYLLLWLLPSVLKAQPSVEVTPKPLPCQQSSVQVSCQGLGLRTFPKKPGHGVKQLDLSDNFIQSLTENCTSKLGQLEHLNLRFNQLATVSEMALTHLTHLHSLLLAANHLDRNYFLNGRAFRSLGSLKVLDLSANNLDSDMAACYISNLTSLKELDLSWNKITRLPGGIFQGTLKLREINLNNNYIMEIEEGAFEALLSLKIVNLAMNSLHCISGFSLPQLQVLNLSYNALEFFVTEERKEHYQLQVLDLSHNKLVYFPELPKVHHLTHLNLSDNAMVSLVPSSTHTAELRLWHDVMARSNISLNIYNAAARLSKITDLDLSSNQLYLFPVTFLHNLSSLQNLNMASNCLHNIAVESPPGDMESKEPGVMHDNAFLSVRSLDLQGNFIRSLPHWFFDVLPKLETLDLGSNNLQPCESQNTTKREIPVSPNSAQRGNCTSFCDIPPLKYLSLRRNNIVRLYPYMFNQTTLISLDLSENEGMLMPKGALAGLEFSLQKLSLRRNLMDNNKTEFPCLTRLKMLDLSDNKLSLLPPGLVCSPLENLDIRNNSLLTLEKSATMRWSRSLNFLNIAGNPFSCCALNWLDILQATSVSVLDLNETLCSYQDKNRNFSAKIANKPIWLCPHQTGNSYLMVAITLCFLFLSCGICCLLKKGQKLPKYLGFKSNRVSPSPYHPNKECRTEQITPESVTEV, encoded by the exons ATGTTTCTCTCTGGACACTGGCTGACTGCAAAAGGATATTTGTTGCTCTGGCTGCTCCCATCTGTTCTCAAAGCCCAGCCTAGTGTGGAGGTGACCCCAAAGCCTCTGCCATGCCAGCAG AGCTCAGTTCAGGTTTCATGCCAAGGTCTTGGCCTGCGCACATTTCCAAAGAAGCCTGGCCATGGGGTTAAGCAGCTCGACCTCTCTGACAACTTCATCCAAAGCCTGACGGAAAACTGCACGTCCAAGTTAGGGCAGCTCGAGCACCTCAACTTGCGCTTCAATCAGCTGGCAACTGTGTCCGAAATGGCCCTGACACATCTAACTCATCTCCACTCTCTCCTCCTAGCTGCAAACCACCTTGACAGGAATTACTTCCTCAATGGGAGAGCCTTCAGGTCACTGGGGAGTCTAAAAGTCCTGGACCTTTCTGCAAACAATTTGGACAGTGATATGGCAGCCTGCTACATCAGCAATCTCACCTCTTTAAAGGAACTGGATCTGTCCTGGAACAAGATAACCAGGCTGCCAGGGGGCATCTTCCAGGGAACTCTAAAGCTGAGAGAAATCAACCTTAACAACAACTACATCATGGAAATAGAAGAAGGAGCTTTTGAGGCTCTGCTAAGTCTAAAGATAGTGAATTTAGCTATGAATTCCCTTCATTGCATCTCAGGCTTCAGTCTCCCACAGTTGCAAGTTTTAAATCTCAGCTACAATGCCCTGGAGTTCTTTGTTACAGAGGAGAGAAAGGAACACTACCAGCTTCAGGTGCTAGATCTGAGTCATAACAAACTGGTCTACTTTCCAGAGCTCCCCAAGGTGCATCATCTCACACACTTAAACCTCTCTGATAATGCCATGGTTTCTTTGGTACCAAGTTCTACCCATACAGCAGAGTTAAGATTGTGGCATGATGTGATGGCAAGATCAAATATATCCTTGAATATTTACAATGCAGCAGCTAGACTGTCAAAGATAACTGACTTGGATCTCAGCAGTAACCAGCTGTATTTGTTCCCAGTTACTTTCCTCCACAATCTGAGCTCCCTCCAGAATCTCAATATGGCTAGCAACTGTCTCCATAATATAGCTGTGGAGTCACCTCCTGGTGATATGGAAAGCAAGGAGCCTGGGGTGATGCATGACAATGCCTTTCTGTCGGTGCGGTCACTGGATCTTCAAGGCAATTTCATTCGTTCTTTGCCACATTGGTTTTTTGATGTTCTGCCCAAATTGGAAACACTTGACCTTGGTTCCAACAACCTCCAACCTTGTGAGAGTCAGAATACTACTAAAAGAGAGATCCCAGTAAGTCCTAACTCAGCTCAAAGAGGTAACTGTACATCCTTCTGTGACATACCTCCACTGAAATATCTGAGTTTACGGAGGAACAACATTGTGAGGCTATATCCTTACATGTTCAACCAAACCACTTTGATCTCCCTGGATCTGTCTGAGAATGAAGGCATGCTCATGCCCAAAGGAGCTTTGGCAGGTTTGGAATTCTCCTTGCAGAAGCTCTCTCTGAGAAGAAACCTGATGGACAACAACAAAACAGAGTTCCCGTGTCTGACAAGGCTGAAAATGTTGGATTTGTCAGATAACAAATTGAGTCTTTTGCCCCCTGGCCTTGTCTGCTCTCCACTGGAAAATCTGGATATTCGCAATAACAGCCTCCTGACCTTAGAGAAATCTGCAACCATGAGATGGTCCAGGAGCCTCAATTTTCTGAACATTGCTGGTAATCCCTTTAGCTGTTGTGCACTAAACTGGCTGGACATTCTACAAGCTACCAGTGTGAGTGTGTTGGATTTGAATGAAACTCTGTGCTCTTATCAGGACAAGAACAGGAACTTCTCAGCTAAAATAGCAAACAAGCCCATATGGCTTTGCCCTCATCAGACAGGAAATAGCTACCTGATGGTAGCGATCACTCTCTGCTTTCTGTTTCTTAGCTgtgggatttgctgccttctgaaAAAGGGTCAGAAGTTGCCAAAGTATCTAGGATTCAAAAGCAATAGGGTGAGCCCAAGTCCTTATCATCCAAATAAGGAATGTAGGACTGAACAGATTACACCAGAAAGTGTTACTGAAGTATAG